A genomic window from Caldicellulosiruptor kronotskyensis 2002 includes:
- a CDS encoding energy-coupling factor transporter transmembrane component T family protein, producing MLPDFLREEDNAKVKVAKEGYVEKSLSGYLKVSQWFFKRSKSSFTRIDEWAKLLFLIWFSLLVSISDSILFLAVAFTFVLVVAAISKADIKALIVSSWGFVPLVTFIISIPYMLITKNIMPAILQVLKTGIIIMTGEVVIYNSRIDRLFKPFSFFGGLKEFIWLVELTIRNIFVLLHTITDILFAKKIRTVGVSRNRLDFVKSMIKAFAQKTMYISEVTYISMKTRGFSSGNIKSEYRFKVTISELLVVFSLIIMSILERILK from the coding sequence GTGCTGCCAGATTTTTTGAGAGAAGAAGATAACGCTAAAGTCAAAGTTGCAAAAGAAGGATATGTGGAAAAGAGTCTTTCTGGTTACTTGAAAGTTTCACAGTGGTTTTTCAAAAGAAGCAAAAGTTCATTTACAAGAATTGATGAGTGGGCAAAACTTTTGTTTTTAATATGGTTTAGTTTACTTGTGAGTATCTCTGATAGTATTTTGTTTTTAGCAGTTGCTTTTACTTTTGTATTGGTAGTTGCAGCAATATCAAAAGCTGATATCAAAGCATTGATTGTTTCATCTTGGGGGTTTGTGCCGCTTGTTACATTTATAATAAGTATTCCTTATATGCTTATAACAAAGAATATTATGCCAGCTATTTTGCAGGTTTTAAAGACAGGTATCATTATAATGACAGGTGAGGTTGTAATATATAACTCAAGAATTGACAGGCTTTTTAAGCCTTTTTCTTTTTTTGGGGGATTGAAAGAATTCATATGGCTTGTTGAGCTCACGATAAGGAACATCTTTGTACTTTTACATACAATTACAGATATTTTGTTCGCAAAAAAGATAAGGACGGTGGGTGTATCAAGGAATAGATTAGATTTTGTAAAATCTATGATAAAGGCCTTTGCTCAAAAGACCATGTATATTTCAGAGGTTACTTATATCTCCATGAAAACGCGTGGCTTTTCATCTGGAAATATTAAATCTGAGTATAGATTTAAGGTCACTATCTCAGAACTTTTGGTGGTATTTTCATTAATTATTATGAGTATTTTGGAGAGGATTTTAAAATGA
- a CDS encoding PDGLE domain-containing protein — translation MKRGVDNNLKVSIIILFALAILTPLGLLTQNPAFGEWTEEEIKKMLGFVPEGLKRYAEVYKFDLFDGYSVKFIHNQYIGYILSALIGIAVIFAIFLLLKHLMTERK, via the coding sequence ATGAAAAGGGGAGTTGACAATAACCTCAAGGTGAGTATAATAATTCTGTTTGCCCTTGCTATTTTGACACCGCTTGGGCTTTTGACGCAAAACCCGGCGTTTGGCGAGTGGACTGAAGAAGAAATAAAGAAGATGCTGGGGTTTGTGCCTGAGGGATTAAAAAGGTATGCTGAGGTTTATAAATTTGACCTTTTTGATGGCTATTCAGTTAAATTTATTCACAACCAGTACATTGGCTATATTTTATCAGCACTAATTGGAATAGCAGTGATATTCGCGATATTTTTATTATTAAAACATTTGATGACTGAAAGGAAGTAA
- a CDS encoding ISLre2-like element ISCbe4 family transposase, with the protein MTENIVSKIEELLKTFEEGLEKIVKREKDLAEYSIELKKQLDLIGKEMIKEACELIDESLKENEERKKRYEVVRRDKRGLKTIFGDIEYERTYYKDKEGKGYVYLVDIVLGIERYQRIDNAVKGAIIERVVDMSYEKAAKEVLGEDRISRQSVMNILKGIDSKELDEIQHSKSVRGEKKVVKELYIEADEDHISLQNGKKEIAKLAYINTGYKEEKGVVIRKELKDLHYFSSVKEDADDFWAKVGKYIEENFEVEKIENIYLLGDGANWIKKGLEWIDGAEFVLDKFHLTKEIMKIAGGDRKLFNEILKALREKDREGFEALVKEKMEEVKEDELAKRRIKKGRRYILSHWDNIVLEAANVNIKGCSAEGHVSHVLAERMSSRPRGWSEDIAETMVKLLSLKYNGFELMNVYLEKIKAKKAERQEVKEIAKGIIKNGKRVRKGTEKWNNIPVIANGKVNQLRRALKSLISCSFYNAGIF; encoded by the coding sequence ATGACTGAAAATATTGTATCAAAAATAGAAGAACTTTTAAAGACTTTTGAGGAAGGATTAGAGAAGATAGTGAAAAGGGAGAAGGATTTAGCGGAATATTCAATTGAACTTAAGAAGCAGTTAGACCTGATAGGCAAGGAGATGATAAAGGAAGCATGTGAACTTATAGATGAATCATTGAAAGAGAACGAAGAGAGGAAGAAGAGGTATGAGGTTGTGAGGAGAGACAAGAGGGGTTTAAAGACAATATTTGGTGATATTGAATATGAGAGAACATATTACAAAGATAAGGAAGGCAAAGGATATGTTTATTTAGTTGATATAGTTTTAGGGATAGAGAGATATCAAAGGATAGACAATGCGGTAAAGGGAGCGATAATAGAGAGAGTAGTAGACATGTCATATGAGAAGGCAGCAAAGGAAGTATTAGGGGAGGATAGGATTAGTAGACAAAGTGTAATGAATATTTTGAAAGGGATAGATAGTAAAGAATTAGATGAAATCCAGCATAGCAAGAGTGTAAGAGGAGAGAAGAAAGTTGTAAAAGAGCTTTATATAGAGGCGGATGAAGACCATATTTCATTACAGAATGGAAAGAAAGAGATAGCGAAGCTTGCTTACATAAATACGGGATATAAGGAAGAGAAGGGCGTTGTTATTAGGAAGGAATTAAAGGATTTGCATTATTTTAGCAGTGTAAAAGAGGATGCAGATGATTTTTGGGCAAAAGTGGGTAAGTATATTGAAGAGAATTTTGAAGTTGAGAAGATAGAAAACATATATCTTTTAGGAGATGGAGCTAATTGGATAAAGAAGGGATTAGAGTGGATAGATGGAGCGGAATTTGTATTAGATAAGTTTCACTTAACGAAGGAGATAATGAAAATAGCAGGAGGGGATAGAAAATTATTTAATGAGATTTTGAAAGCATTAAGAGAGAAGGATAGAGAGGGATTTGAGGCATTAGTAAAAGAAAAGATGGAGGAGGTTAAAGAAGATGAGTTAGCTAAGAGGAGGATAAAGAAGGGAAGGAGATACATACTTTCGCACTGGGATAATATAGTATTAGAAGCAGCGAATGTTAATATAAAGGGATGTAGTGCAGAAGGGCATGTAAGTCATGTATTAGCAGAGAGGATGAGTTCAAGACCAAGAGGATGGAGTGAAGATATAGCAGAGACCATGGTAAAGTTATTGAGTTTAAAATACAATGGTTTTGAACTTATGAATGTATATTTAGAGAAGATAAAAGCTAAGAAAGCAGAAAGGCAAGAAGTTAAAGAAATAGCAAAAGGAATTATAAAGAACGGGAAAAGAGTACGAAAAGGTACGGAAAAATGGAATAATATACCAGTTATAGCAAATGGTAAAGTTAACCAGTTACGAAGAGCACTAAAGTCTTTGATTAGTTGTAGCTTCTATAATGCAGGTATATTCTAA
- a CDS encoding energy-coupling factor ABC transporter ATP-binding protein: MSAVFRGKDITYRVNNKTILEVASFEIEKGKAYALVGCNGSGKTTLMKILSGIILDFEGELYFYDKKVDKTSFNELFKNGFYKKVGYMFQETELQLFNLTVFDEIAFGPRQFMNDESKIQKRVLEVAKFIGIDNLLESDILTLSGGEKKRVALASILANNPEVLILDEPTNDLDPKSIRFFARILKQLKDVGKTLIVSTHHFDLLFRLADYTILLSPDHRILKIGTTKEILEDKNLLIEAEVIDEEFEV, translated from the coding sequence ATGAGTGCAGTGTTCAGGGGAAAAGATATAACATACAGGGTAAACAACAAAACCATTCTTGAAGTAGCAAGTTTTGAGATTGAGAAAGGAAAGGCTTATGCGCTTGTAGGTTGCAACGGAAGTGGAAAAACCACACTAATGAAAATACTTTCTGGAATCATACTTGATTTTGAAGGAGAGCTTTACTTTTATGATAAAAAAGTTGATAAAACTTCTTTTAATGAGCTTTTCAAAAACGGATTTTACAAAAAGGTAGGTTATATGTTTCAGGAGACAGAACTTCAGCTTTTTAATCTCACTGTGTTTGATGAGATTGCTTTTGGCCCAAGGCAGTTTATGAATGATGAAAGCAAAATCCAAAAAAGAGTTTTGGAGGTAGCAAAGTTTATAGGTATTGATAATTTACTTGAAAGTGATATACTGACATTGAGCGGTGGGGAGAAAAAAAGAGTAGCACTTGCTTCAATACTTGCAAATAACCCGGAGGTTTTAATACTTGATGAGCCAACAAACGACCTTGACCCCAAAAGCATAAGGTTTTTTGCAAGGATTTTAAAACAGCTCAAAGATGTCGGGAAAACTCTAATTGTTTCTACACACCACTTTGACTTGCTTTTTCGCTTAGCTGACTATACAATTTTGCTTTCACCAGACCACAGAATACTGAAGATTGGCACTACAAAAGAGATTTTAGAGGATAAAAATCTTTTGATTGAAGCTGAGGTCATAGATGAAGAATTTGAGGTTTGA
- the cbiM gene encoding cobalt transporter CbiM, with the protein MHIPDGYLSPQTCATFYAASVASVGFAFAKFKKSVDEKTFVHLSVASAFTFIVMMFNFPVVGGSSAHITGIPLITYLFGPFASIIASTVVLIIQALLFRDGGILALGTNVFNMAIAIPLVTIFVDSLLKMANLKNEKVRMFISTYISTNVAALLTAVELGLQPILFTKAGKPLYFMYDLKTTIPAMMVPHLLIVGVVEAVLTVLLYSPLKNFAKIKKEV; encoded by the coding sequence ATGCACATTCCTGATGGTTATTTAAGTCCGCAAACTTGTGCTACATTTTATGCTGCATCTGTGGCATCAGTTGGCTTTGCATTTGCAAAGTTTAAAAAATCAGTTGATGAAAAGACCTTTGTTCATCTTTCAGTGGCATCAGCATTTACATTTATTGTTATGATGTTCAACTTTCCGGTAGTGGGAGGAAGTTCTGCTCATATTACTGGAATACCGCTTATAACTTATCTGTTCGGGCCGTTTGCTTCAATCATAGCATCTACAGTGGTCTTGATAATTCAAGCTCTTTTGTTCAGAGATGGAGGAATTTTAGCACTTGGAACAAATGTGTTTAATATGGCCATTGCTATTCCGCTGGTTACCATTTTTGTCGACAGCCTTTTAAAAATGGCTAATCTCAAGAATGAAAAGGTGAGAATGTTTATAAGCACATACATTTCAACAAATGTGGCTGCACTTTTGACAGCAGTTGAGCTTGGACTTCAACCAATTTTATTTACAAAAGCAGGAAAACCCTTATATTTTATGTACGACTTGAAAACAACCATTCCTGCTATGATGGTTCCACACCTTTTGATTGTTGGGGTGGTTGAAGCAGTTTTGACAGTTTTGCTATATTCACCTTTAAAAAATTTTGCTAAGATAAAAAAGGAAGTTTAA